A window of the Phaseolus vulgaris cultivar G19833 chromosome 5, P. vulgaris v2.0, whole genome shotgun sequence genome harbors these coding sequences:
- the LOC137835014 gene encoding cytochrome P450 87A3-like isoform X2: MWVLCLATLFFIGITHWVYRWRNPSCNGKLPPGSMGLPLLGESLKFFTPYSSSDIHPFIKQKVERYGPIFKTGFAGRPTVVSTDQKFNNLIFQQEGEMFQSWYPDTLNKIFGRQNLSSLHGSVFKYVKNMVLHMFGPEGLKRMLSEVEQKACTTLQQWSCQDTLELCDATKRMIFELTAKKLLSCDSKETLESLMDNFNSFMEGLISLPLNIPGTAYHKCLQGRKRAMKTLKSMLKERREKPRKEVSDFFDYVVEELSKEGTPLNEEMALDLMFTLLFASFETTSLALTYAIKELSHHPSVLKKLQEEHEGILKGREDPNSELTWHEYKSMTFTFQVINETIRLANIVPGIFRKTLQEIKYGGNGYESRKQTFNGFWWRHKILCWSRLCKGSDGCFSS; the protein is encoded by the exons ATGTGGGTTCTATGTCTTGCAACATTGTTTTTTATAGGCATAACACATTGGGTTTATAGATGGAGAAACCCTAGTTGCAATGGAAAACTCCCACCTGGTTCAATGGGTTTGCCCCTTCTTGGTGAATCCCTTAAGTTTTTCACCCCCTACTCTTCTTCTGATATTCATCCATTCATAAAGCAGAAAGTGGAGAG gtATGGACCAATCTTCAAGACAGGCTTTGCTGGACGACCAACTGTGGTGTCCACTGACCAGAAATTTAATAACTTAATATTCCAACAAGAAGGAGAAATGTTCCAGAGCTGGTACCCAGATACACTAAACAAGATTTTTGGGAGACAAAATTTATCTTCCCTGCATGGTTCTGTGTTCAAGTACGTTAAGAACATGGTGCTCCATATGTTTGGTCCTGAAGGCCTCAAAAGGATGCTCTCAGAGGTGGAACAGAAAGCGTGCACAACATTGCAGCAGTGGTCATGTCAGGATACTCTTGAGTTATGCGATGCAACAAAAAGG ATGATATTTGAGTTGACTGCAAAAAAACTTCTCAGTTGTGATTCGAAAGAGACTTTAGAGAGTTTAATGGACAACTTTAATTCATTTATGGAAGGACTCATCTCGCTCCCTCTCAACATTCCAGGAACAGCTTATCACAAATGTTTGCAG GGTAGGAAAAGGGCAATGAAGACACTGAAGAGCATGCTGAAGGAAAGAAGGGAAAAGCCTAGGAAAGAAGTAAGCGATTTCTTTGATTATGTAGTGGAAGAACTTTCAAAAGAGGGAACACCACTCAATGAAGAGATGGCTTTGGACCTCATGTTTACGCTACTCTTTGCAAGCTTTGAAACCACTTCTTTGGCTCTCACATATGCCATTAAAGAACTATCTCACCATCCCTCAGTGCTGAAGAAATTACAA GAAGAACATGAAGGCATCCTGAAAGGTCGTGAAGATCCAAACTCTGAACTTACATGGCATGAGTACAAATCAATGACTTTTACATTTCAG GTCATAAATGAAACCATCAGGTTGGCAAACATAGTTCCAGGAATATTTCGGAAGACACTACAGGAGATTAAATATGGGG GGAATGGATATGAGTCCCGCAAGCAAACATTTAATGGGTTTTGGTGGAGGCATAAGATTTTGTGTTGGAGCAGACTTTGCAAAGGTTCAGATGGCTGTTTTTCTTCATAA
- the LOC137835014 gene encoding cytochrome P450 87A3-like isoform X1, which produces MWVLCLATLFFIGITHWVYRWRNPSCNGKLPPGSMGLPLLGESLKFFTPYSSSDIHPFIKQKVERYGPIFKTGFAGRPTVVSTDQKFNNLIFQQEGEMFQSWYPDTLNKIFGRQNLSSLHGSVFKYVKNMVLHMFGPEGLKRMLSEVEQKACTTLQQWSCQDTLELCDATKRMIFELTAKKLLSCDSKETLESLMDNFNSFMEGLISLPLNIPGTAYHKCLQGRKRAMKTLKSMLKERREKPRKEVSDFFDYVVEELSKEGTPLNEEMALDLMFTLLFASFETTSLALTYAIKELSHHPSVLKKLQEEHEGILKGREDPNSELTWHEYKSMTFTFQVINETIRLANIVPGIFRKTLQEIKYGGYTIPAGWAIMVCPPAVHLNPTIYDDPLSFNPSRWVGMDMSPASKHLMGFGGGIRFCVGADFAKVQMAVFLHNLVTKYRWRPIKGGNIVRNLGLQFPEGFYVRVMKKDAWKYESE; this is translated from the exons ATGTGGGTTCTATGTCTTGCAACATTGTTTTTTATAGGCATAACACATTGGGTTTATAGATGGAGAAACCCTAGTTGCAATGGAAAACTCCCACCTGGTTCAATGGGTTTGCCCCTTCTTGGTGAATCCCTTAAGTTTTTCACCCCCTACTCTTCTTCTGATATTCATCCATTCATAAAGCAGAAAGTGGAGAG gtATGGACCAATCTTCAAGACAGGCTTTGCTGGACGACCAACTGTGGTGTCCACTGACCAGAAATTTAATAACTTAATATTCCAACAAGAAGGAGAAATGTTCCAGAGCTGGTACCCAGATACACTAAACAAGATTTTTGGGAGACAAAATTTATCTTCCCTGCATGGTTCTGTGTTCAAGTACGTTAAGAACATGGTGCTCCATATGTTTGGTCCTGAAGGCCTCAAAAGGATGCTCTCAGAGGTGGAACAGAAAGCGTGCACAACATTGCAGCAGTGGTCATGTCAGGATACTCTTGAGTTATGCGATGCAACAAAAAGG ATGATATTTGAGTTGACTGCAAAAAAACTTCTCAGTTGTGATTCGAAAGAGACTTTAGAGAGTTTAATGGACAACTTTAATTCATTTATGGAAGGACTCATCTCGCTCCCTCTCAACATTCCAGGAACAGCTTATCACAAATGTTTGCAG GGTAGGAAAAGGGCAATGAAGACACTGAAGAGCATGCTGAAGGAAAGAAGGGAAAAGCCTAGGAAAGAAGTAAGCGATTTCTTTGATTATGTAGTGGAAGAACTTTCAAAAGAGGGAACACCACTCAATGAAGAGATGGCTTTGGACCTCATGTTTACGCTACTCTTTGCAAGCTTTGAAACCACTTCTTTGGCTCTCACATATGCCATTAAAGAACTATCTCACCATCCCTCAGTGCTGAAGAAATTACAA GAAGAACATGAAGGCATCCTGAAAGGTCGTGAAGATCCAAACTCTGAACTTACATGGCATGAGTACAAATCAATGACTTTTACATTTCAG GTCATAAATGAAACCATCAGGTTGGCAAACATAGTTCCAGGAATATTTCGGAAGACACTACAGGAGATTAAATATGGGG GATACACCATACCAGCAGGGTGGGCAATAATGGTGTGTCCCCCAGCTGTACACTTGAACCCGACCATATACGATGATCCTCTCTCCTTCAACCCAAGCAGATGGGTG GGAATGGATATGAGTCCCGCAAGCAAACATTTAATGGGTTTTGGTGGAGGCATAAGATTTTGTGTTGGAGCAGACTTTGCAAAGGTTCAGATGGCTGTTTTTCTTCATAACTTGGTTACAAAGTATAG GTGGCGACCCATCAAAGGAGGGAATATTGTTCGAAATCTTGGGTTACAATTTCCTGAAGGCTTTTATGTCCGGGTAATGAAGAAAGATGCATGGAAGTATGAATCAGAATGA